A DNA window from Litoribacterium kuwaitense contains the following coding sequences:
- a CDS encoding helix-turn-helix domain-containing protein, translating to MLVNKAYKFRIYPNKEQEILIAKTIGCSRFVYNHFLARWNDT from the coding sequence ATGTTGGTCAACAAAGCATACAAATTTCGTATTTACCCAAACAAAGAACAAGAAATCTTAATCGCAAAGACGATTGGTTGTTCTCGTTTCGTATATAATCACTTTTTAGCACGTTGGAACGATACATA